A stretch of the Mycobacterium shigaense genome encodes the following:
- a CDS encoding magnesium and cobalt transport protein CorA, with amino-acid sequence MFEGFDALPEALRTIAHEPRAEPPPPPPHASLVDCAVYAEGHRLPGKPGYAAALDKVRQIEQLGHEAFVWVGLHEPALHEMQDVARVFGLHPLAVEDAVCAHQRPKLERYDDTLFLVLKTVNYVPHESVVLAREIVESGEIMVFVGRDFVVTVRHGGHGGLSDVRKRMDTDIDQMGLGPYAVMHAIADHVVDHYLEVSRAMEADIDSIEEVAFAPGRKLDVEPIYLLKREVVELRRCVGPLSGAFHRMQIENKDLISKEVRRYLRDVADHQSEAADQIASYDDMLNSLVQAALARVGMQQNNDMRKMAAWAGILAVPTMIAAIYGMNFHFMPELNWTWGYPGIMAATSLACLALYFQFRRNNWL; translated from the coding sequence TTGTTCGAGGGTTTCGACGCCTTGCCCGAGGCGCTGCGGACCATCGCGCATGAACCGCGCGCGGAGCCGCCTCCGCCGCCGCCGCACGCCAGCCTGGTCGACTGCGCCGTCTACGCCGAGGGCCACCGGCTGCCCGGCAAGCCCGGCTACGCCGCCGCCCTCGACAAGGTCCGCCAGATCGAACAGCTCGGGCACGAGGCGTTCGTCTGGGTCGGATTGCACGAGCCGGCGTTGCACGAGATGCAGGACGTGGCGCGGGTTTTCGGGCTGCACCCGCTGGCCGTCGAAGACGCGGTGTGCGCGCATCAACGGCCGAAGCTGGAGCGCTACGACGACACGTTGTTCCTGGTCCTCAAGACCGTGAACTACGTGCCGCACGAATCGGTGGTGCTGGCCCGCGAGATCGTGGAAAGCGGCGAGATCATGGTCTTCGTCGGCCGGGATTTCGTGGTCACCGTGCGACACGGCGGACACGGCGGCCTGTCGGATGTGCGCAAGCGGATGGACACCGACATCGACCAAATGGGGCTGGGACCGTATGCGGTGATGCACGCCATCGCCGACCACGTGGTGGACCACTACCTCGAGGTGAGCCGCGCGATGGAGGCCGACATCGACAGCATCGAGGAAGTGGCGTTCGCCCCGGGCCGCAAGCTCGACGTCGAACCGATCTATCTCCTCAAGCGCGAGGTCGTCGAACTGCGGCGGTGCGTGGGCCCGCTGTCCGGCGCGTTCCACCGGATGCAGATCGAGAACAAGGACCTGATCTCCAAGGAGGTGCGGCGCTATCTGCGCGACGTCGCCGACCATCAGTCCGAGGCCGCCGACCAGATCGCCAGCTACGACGACATGCTCAACTCGCTGGTGCAGGCGGCGCTGGCCCGGGTCGGCATGCAGCAGAACAACGACATGCGCAAGATGGCGGCCTGGGCCGGTATCTTGGCGGTGCCCACCATGATCGCCGCGATCTACGGCATGAACTTCCACTTCATGCCCGAGCTGAACTGGACCTGGGGTTACCCGGGCATCATGGCCGCGACGAGCCTGGCCTGCCTGGCGCTGTACTTCCAATTCCGCAGGAACAACTGGCTTTAG
- a CDS encoding malate dehydrogenase: protein MSPSPLKVAVTGAAGQIGYSLLFRLASGSLLGPDRPIELRLLEIEPALKALEGVVMELDDCAFPLLSGVEIGADANKIFDGVNLALLVGARPRGPGMERSDLLEANGAIFTAQGKALNSVAADDIRIGVTGNPANTNALIALSNAPDIPKERFSALTRLDHNRAISQLAKKTGVAVTDVKKVTIWGNHSATQYPDIFHAEVGGKNAAEVVNDQNWIENDFIPTVAKRGAAIIDARGASSAASAASATVDAARSWLLGSPDGDWVSMAVYSDGSYGVPEGIVSSFPVTTKDGNWSIVQGLDIDEFSRGRIDKTTAELVDERAAVTELKLI from the coding sequence GTGAGCCCAAGTCCTCTGAAGGTCGCCGTGACCGGTGCTGCCGGCCAGATCGGTTACAGCCTGTTGTTCCGCCTGGCCAGCGGCTCGCTGCTGGGTCCCGACCGTCCGATCGAGCTGCGGCTGCTCGAGATCGAGCCGGCGCTCAAGGCGCTCGAGGGCGTCGTGATGGAGCTGGACGACTGTGCCTTCCCGTTGCTGTCCGGCGTCGAGATCGGTGCGGACGCCAACAAGATCTTCGACGGCGTCAACCTCGCGCTGCTCGTCGGCGCGCGCCCGCGCGGGCCGGGTATGGAGCGCAGCGACCTGCTGGAGGCCAACGGCGCGATCTTCACCGCCCAGGGCAAGGCGCTGAACTCCGTCGCCGCCGACGACATCCGCATCGGCGTGACCGGCAACCCGGCCAACACCAACGCGCTGATCGCGCTCAGCAACGCCCCCGACATTCCCAAGGAGCGGTTCTCCGCGCTGACCCGCCTGGACCACAACCGGGCGATCTCGCAGCTGGCCAAGAAGACCGGCGTCGCGGTCACCGACGTCAAGAAGGTGACTATCTGGGGCAACCACTCGGCCACCCAGTACCCGGACATCTTCCACGCCGAGGTCGGCGGCAAGAACGCGGCCGAGGTCGTCAACGACCAGAACTGGATCGAGAACGACTTCATCCCCACCGTCGCCAAGCGCGGCGCGGCGATCATCGACGCCCGAGGCGCCTCGTCGGCCGCGTCGGCCGCGTCGGCCACCGTCGACGCCGCCCGCTCCTGGCTGCTGGGCAGCCCCGATGGCGACTGGGTGTCGATGGCGGTCTACTCCGACGGCAGCTACGGCGTGCCCGAGGGAATCGTCTCCTCGTTCCCGGTGACCACCAAGGACGGCAACTGGTCGATCGTGCAGGGCCTGGACATCGACGAGTTCTCCCGGGGCCGCATCGACAAGACCACCGCGGAGCTGGTCGACGAGCGGGCCGCCGTCACGGAGTTGAAGCTGATCTGA
- a CDS encoding NAD(P)-dependent malic enzyme, which translates to MSSQYPDAVSEIAQSEKFVIGDDEIFEAHAGGKLSVELKSPLDTKRALSIAYTPGVAQVSRAIAADHTLAARYTWANRLVAVVSDGSAVLGLGDIGPAAALPVMEGKSALFKEFAGLDAIPVVLATKDPDEIVETLVRLRPTFGAVNLEDISAPRCFEIERRAIEALDCPVMHDDQHGTAIVVLAAMKGASKLLGRDMSSLKVVVSGAGAAGVACSKLLLAEGVSDITVLDSRGVLHSDRDDMNAVKADLARLTNPRGVTGGMVEALGGADVFLGVSAGVVPEELIATMAPNGIVFALSNPDPEIHPDIAARYAAVVATGRSDFPNQINNVLAFPGVFRGALDAGARRITEKMMVAAAEAIYSVVSDDLAPDRIVPSPLDHSVGEAVAKAVAQAAEA; encoded by the coding sequence ATGAGTAGTCAGTACCCTGATGCGGTGTCAGAAATTGCGCAGTCCGAAAAATTCGTCATCGGCGATGACGAGATCTTCGAGGCGCACGCTGGGGGAAAGCTCTCCGTAGAGCTCAAGTCCCCGCTGGACACCAAGCGCGCCCTGTCGATCGCCTACACCCCGGGCGTCGCGCAGGTCAGCCGGGCGATCGCCGCCGATCACACGCTCGCGGCCCGCTACACCTGGGCCAACCGGCTGGTGGCCGTCGTCAGCGACGGGAGCGCAGTGCTGGGCCTCGGCGACATCGGCCCGGCCGCGGCGCTGCCGGTGATGGAGGGCAAGAGCGCGCTGTTCAAGGAGTTCGCGGGGCTCGACGCGATCCCGGTCGTGCTGGCTACCAAGGACCCCGACGAGATCGTCGAGACACTGGTGCGGCTGCGGCCGACGTTCGGCGCGGTCAACCTCGAGGACATCTCGGCCCCTCGCTGTTTCGAGATCGAGCGACGGGCAATCGAGGCGCTGGACTGCCCGGTGATGCACGACGACCAGCACGGCACGGCGATCGTGGTGCTCGCGGCGATGAAGGGTGCGTCCAAGTTGCTCGGCCGCGACATGAGCTCGCTGAAGGTGGTGGTCTCCGGTGCCGGCGCTGCGGGTGTTGCCTGCTCTAAACTACTTCTGGCAGAAGGCGTTTCGGATATCACAGTGCTCGACTCGCGCGGCGTCCTGCACAGCGACCGCGACGACATGAACGCGGTCAAGGCCGATCTGGCCCGCCTCACCAACCCCCGCGGCGTCACCGGGGGCATGGTGGAGGCACTCGGCGGCGCCGACGTGTTCCTCGGGGTTTCGGCGGGCGTAGTGCCCGAGGAGCTGATCGCCACGATGGCGCCCAACGGCATCGTGTTCGCGCTGTCCAACCCCGACCCGGAGATCCACCCCGACATCGCGGCCCGCTACGCCGCGGTGGTGGCGACCGGCCGCAGCGACTTCCCGAACCAGATCAACAACGTGTTGGCCTTCCCGGGGGTGTTCCGCGGCGCCCTGGATGCCGGGGCGCGCCGGATCACCGAGAAGATGATGGTGGCGGCCGCCGAGGCGATTTACTCCGTCGTCAGCGACGACCTCGCGCCCGACCGAATCGTCCCGAGCCCGCTGGACCACAGCGTCGGCGAGGCGGTGGCCAAGGCGGTGGCTCAGGCTGCGGAAGCCTGA